The Neodiprion fabricii isolate iyNeoFabr1 chromosome 4, iyNeoFabr1.1, whole genome shotgun sequence genome window below encodes:
- the LOC124181428 gene encoding twinfilin isoform X2 — MSHQTGIKANEALKKLFAKCRDGKIRVLKVSIENEELVPAFSSKAVGKWQDDYDKLIKPLIVENQPTYILYRLDTKSPDSGYDWLFISWSPDTASIRQKMLYASTKATLKQEFGTASFKEELHGTVPEDITLEGYHKHKRNDAAPAPLTTAEEELAEIKKTSVHTDYSVETRQQTLSGVAFPVTEEAKQAINDIGKGITEYVQLKIDLEEEKIHLVMACDVSLDKLPTKVPADSARYHLYNFKHTHEGDYMENIVFIYSMPGYSCSIKERMLYSSCKGPLLDLIQSLGVNIIKKLEVNSGEELADMLEDPPTIKETAATTPATPSTPSAPPQTIPDKKSKPKRSCVLS, encoded by the exons ATGTCACATCAAACGGGAATCAAAG ccaACGAAGCgctcaaaaaattatttgccaAATGCCGAGATGGAAAGATACGCGTGCTCAAAGTTTCCATCGAAAACG agGAGTTGGTACCTGCCTTTTCTTCCAAGGCTGTCGGGAAATGGCAGGACGACTACGACAAGCTGATAAAACCGTTGATTGTCGAAAACCAGCCAACCTACATCCTTTATCGGCTTGATACAAAATCGCCTGACTCCGGCTATGACTGGTTGTTCATTTCTTGGTCACCCGACACTGCGTCTATAAGGCAAAAGATGCTTTACGCCTCAACGAAGGCTACGCTCAAGCAGGAATTTGGAACGGCTTCCTTCAAGGAAGAATTGCATGGCACAGTCCCTGAGGACATTACGCTAGAAGGATACCATAAGCACAAAAGGAACGATGCTGCTCCCGCGCCCCTGACAACAGCTGAAGAGGAGCTGGCTGAGATCAAGAAAACCTCTGTACACACTGATTACAGTGTTGAAACAAGACAGCAGACTTTGAGCGGTGTCGCTTTTCCTGTTACGGAAGAAGCCAAGCAGGCCATTAACGACATTGGTAAAGGAATTACCGAGTATGTTCAGCTGAAAATCGACCTAGAAGAGGAGAAGATACATTTGGTCATGGCCTGTGATGTCTCATTAGATAAACTGCCAACTAAAGTGCCAGCTGATTCTGCCAGATATCATTTATACAACTTCAAACACACTCACGAGGGTGATTACATGGAGAATATCG TTTTCATATACAGCATGCCCGGGTACAGTTGCAGCATCAAAGAACGAATGCTGTACTCTTCGTGCAAGGGACCCCTTCTAGATCTTATTCAATCGTTGGGAGTCAACATAATCAAAAAG TTGGAAGTAAATAGCGGCGAAGAGTTAGCGGACATGTTGGAAGATCCTCCTACCATAAAAGAAACTGCAGCAACAACTCCTGCCACTCCGTCAACACCTTCTGCCCCTCCACAAACTATACCTGATAAAAAATCTAAACCAAAACGCTCGTGCGTCTTGAGTTAA